The Lampris incognitus isolate fLamInc1 chromosome 4, fLamInc1.hap2, whole genome shotgun sequence genome segment gccgaccctccccgcgggtctttatgctctgaaatgaaaggtggaacctggctaacatgtgactagcataacaaagttatgttagtgggctagctatcattatatcattaaattaggtatctctggacaCAGACatagctggttacgttcatcgggtacattattaattaataatgttattttgttagtcagtaatacgttgatactgtagcgaattcgggggacaacgcttaagcatatcagcttcttcacgcctcagggcgcatacgcttccgatggccttacggtcgccccatcccacttctgacaccaacgtagcgaattcgaggAACAACataaccacaggaaccgccgcggccgggaagcgaacccgtatcgcccgcactgcaggagacatcgctaaccgctcgactaaagggtcagatccgcgagccagcggccagcgtgtcttcttatccatgcacgttacagtatgttgataatggtaataatcattgtgtgggtaaaagtaacagtaataatacgttagctgtattagctatcaataatagctagaagcaagcttagcttggagcaggcaggtatttttgttgatttaggATGGATTAAgcgggccatggggtctgctatactgcgaaatctattgccgacattgcgcttcttgcgttctgggtttcgggaagggaaagaaaattacaccccctccaaacttttcagatatctagtatccgatttgcagatcccataggcacaccgtttcagcattttgctgtgtgtttgaaagcttgacggacctctagaaaccgttgctaaggtgggattggacaagcaccgttctggggcggtactttgcgaaaggtcaatttctggcacagcgtgttttggggttttgtaAGCAACTGTATAGGACTGTAAAATATTGGATTATAAAAACAGTCATCCCTctatttaattttatattttcttttcttAATTTCTGTTTATTTACTTACCAGATTCATTTTCACTGTTCACTGATTAGATCTACGCATGGAGTCTAGTTTAGGTGGCTATTACACAGTTAATCCTGTAGATGGGAGACTATGCCCACAAATGGAAGGTCTCTGGTTCTGGTTAATTAGGTAGGAAACGTGAAATCGCCAGAATATTCTACACATCTGCATGGGTCAGACTTCCATTTGTTTGCTCAGGTTAATAAAAACTGTGAAACTCGcttagacctcctcctctgttgagggatggtttttccagtttcgcatagatggcttccttcacccctctttcaaaccatctatcttccctgtccaaaatgtgtacgttgctgtcctcgaaggagtgtgtcttctcctttaggtgtagataaactgctgagtcttgtcctgaggagtttggccttctgtgttgggccatccgtttgtatagtggttgtttggtttctcctacgtATAGATCagcgcaatcctcattgcattgtacagcatacaccaggttgcttttttgggtgtgtggtacacagtctttgggatgaaccagtctttgtcggagtgtgttgctgggtttgaagtataccgggatgcggtgttggttaaaaattctcctgagtttctcagagaccccagaaacatacgggatgactatgttattccttctgttccttttctcctcatcgctcacccagttggtctttttggaatgtgttgcagttttcacaaaggtgcaactggggtagccgcaggtttttaaagctcccctaaggtgtttgtgttcttcccgttgggcctgagtgctgctgggcacattgtcagctctgtgttgtagagttctgatgatgcccagtttgtgttccagagggtggtgtgagtcgaaaagtagatattggtctgtgtgtgtaggtttcctgtaaaccccaacgtggagtctcctgtcttccccaatgtggacgtcacagtccaagaagggcaaactgttgttaaTCAACATATGTAACCCAACATTTCATGCCAGGTGGAAAGACATTGAACTCTCCATTATGAATGATTCTCCAATTCATGCAGTATTAGCTCACAACAATTTAGGAAGGTTTATAGATAAGGTGCAAAATCCATGGGTTAACGCCCAACTAAAAATCTGAAATATGATAAGAGAAGAATATAAACTGGGCCATACATTACAAATAATTCAATGGTGTGTCTATGATCCTGAGTTCAAGCCTAATACAATGGATTATAGATTTAAGTCCTGGATTTCAAAAGGAATAACAACATTCTATTccctaacagaaaagggacacttaAAAGACTTTGAAAAGTTGACGAAAGAATATGATCTTGAAAAATCTGATTTTTATAGGTATCTCCAGATACGtaatcattttgaacataacaTTAAGGATAAAACAGACTTTAATGATCCTATACTTAGGATATTTATTGGTGCCTATCAAAAAGACTCAAATAGGGGTGTTGTCTCGAGATTTTGTAAAGGCCTTATGACAAAAAAATCTCACTCTATAGAATACAtcaaagaaaaatgggaaaaagaaTGTAACTTTACAATATCAAATGATGATTGGCTTGATGTATGTAAATTCCATTGGAAATGTACCAACTCCCACATATGGCGGGAGTTTGGGTGGAAGTGTTTTAGTcgattttttattacaccaaaacagaAAGCACATATTGATGGGGGGGACACCAAATGTTGGACAcagtgtggacttcaggaagccaaccactggcacatattctgggagtgcccaatgataagacctttctgggcagagcttcacaaagcattgaaaagcatacttaataatgatctgcccttgcaattttccacaatattcttaggAAATGCCGATTTCCAGGCAGGACAGCTGGATGaatatttatttggtattttgaaatgtgctggtaaaaaagcactcacaagacattggttacttcctgaaccccccacaatacaggagtggatagatatagtaaattacatttatgttatggaaaagattactttttccctctgtcttcagaaaaagaagtatgttaaattctggaccaagtgggtcaaatatgtgaggcccttaaggccagattttgtggagatattgaattaattagattttaatacaccctctctctctaccctcacaCTCCTTTTCCCTACCATGCATTGGGAACCTTCATACTCTCCATACCACAAACTGGGAATCCTCgtatcacctctctcctgtatagtcttatgtacacacgttacctctcccaaattgtataaagttcttaaagtttgccttttttatgtgtatgtgtatgtatgtgtgtacatgtatgtatgtatgtatgtatgtatgtatgtatgtatgtatgtatgtatgtatgtatgtatgtatgtgtatgtgtatgtgtatgtatatatatataaagttttttttgtttttgttttttattttactttcacttgtaagtttaaaaaaaaacctgaatggcagaagaaaatgaaactgttattgttttgatatacattttgtaatgtatactgctgtgaaaaataaagaattaaaaaaaaagggtaaCGTTTAGTGTTTGCCATCTTCTTATTTTTCAGCATGTACTACCAGATCGAAAAACCTTTTCCAAGGATTTGGACAAGGACTATGCAGCGATGGAAAAACAGTTGAAGAATAAATTAGATGCCCAGGACTATTTGTCAGCAACAGCTGATATATGGAGCAGCAATAACAAGAGTTGCCTGGGAGTGACTGTTCACTGGATCGATGAAGGTACAGTCAATGTATTTGGTTGTGATGAGATGTgcccttccccctctcccacaGAGTTTTGAGCATCTTTTTGATGGAAAAGAGCTCTATAAATACTATActggtattattattgttgttatattattattaatatttatgtTGATTGACAGGTTCATTGGTAAATAGCCTACTGTAGATAGTGATGTAGATACACAGCACGCATGTGAGTCAGTTCAACTAGACATTCAGGAGAGCAGTCACATGTTTGGTATATAAGATGACTGGATTATTTTGATAAAGCAAACTCAGCTATCTCTCCGTTTCTTATGACAGGTACCTTACAACGAGAAAAGGCAGCTATAGCTTGTAGAAGATTCAGGGGCCAACACACGTATGATGCAATTGCAACAGAGCTGGAGGACATTTTTTCCCAATATGGACTGACCAACAACAAAGTGACTGCATGTGTGACAGACAATGGGAGTAATTTTGTAAAGTCATTCAAGGAGTTTCAACAGCAGCAAGCACAGTCTGAGtgtgatgaggaggagatggaggaaggTGGTGAGGTGACCTTTACAGACCTGCACAGTGTACTCTCCACCACCAATGAAAATGCTGAAAACAGTACATGTGAACTGCCTCCCCACTTTAGATGTGCAGCCCATACACTAAATCTAATTGCAAACAATGAGGTAGATAAATGGCTGTCATCTAATTCAGAATCCAAGGCTGTGTATCGTAGTGCTACAGGCAAATGTTCTGCACTATGGACGAAGGCCAGCCGCTCTACAATAGCATCAGAGTACCTGGAAGAGGTCAGCAGTAAAACGTTGATTGTTCCTACTGTAACCAGCTGGAACTCATTCTATGAGGGTTACCCTCACCTACCGTTTAGGGTTACCCTCACCTACCATGTTGGGTTACCCTCATCTGCCATATAGGGTTACCCTCACCTACCGTCTAGGGGTTACCCCCCCACCTACCATGTAGGGTTACCCTTACCTACCGTTTACGGTTACCCTCACCTACCATGTAGGGTTACCCTCATCAGCCATATAGGGCTGCCCTCGCCTACCATGTAGGGTTACCCTCAGTGTTCATGGCTAGGGTTGAGTACCTTGCACCTGCAGATGGGAGGGGGCTGCTCCTTTTGTCCAgtgtcagcagaaaaccacattccatCCTGATATGCAAATTGTTTGTCTGCCCCTATAAAAAAAAGCATGTATGTAATGCTCTGGGCTCTTTCTTGCCTTGGCGAGACTGAGACCACGTACATGAAATTTTCTGTGAATCAAACTTactcagagagacaagactgactattttctttttatcacaaaGTTTGCCACTACGTCATAGTCCACGAttactcctgcttgatctcgtccgtcaaactgtccatcaccactgcaaacaagaaagggctgagagccaatcctttatgtaatcccaactccaccttgaacccatctgtctttccaaccgcacacctcaccactgtcacacttccctcatacatatcctgcataaGGCTGAGTACCGAACTTCGGTACTTTAATGGCACCGACCGAATTGCTTCGGTATTACCGAGTATCGAAAAACGTCTTGTCTTTCAATACCAATTTTCGGTCCCTAAGTAGTTAATCTCATCATCAAGTTCTAATAATGTTGTCGGTGATTGGCTGTCTAACGTTACGTTACACGGCATGCGCACACAGACGGGGCTCACGTGACgcacgtgtgtctgtgttgtggctGATTACAAAGTGCTTCGCGACGGTGTAAAAATGCCGAAGAAATCAAAAGGGTGGCTTTATTTTGTCCGGCAGGATGCTAACAGTGCGCCGTGCAATATATTATAGTGAACACAGGGAGACAGCCGAGaatcgccacaaccgggacgcgaagtCATGTGttccgcaccgcaggcgacaacgttaaccagtctactaaagggtccgacccgttagccaagggctagcgagtctatttttcCGTGCACCTTATGTTACACTACTCCGCCTCCTtcggcttcagcatatcagctctttCACGTCtgtgggtgcacgcgcttccgatggcctcacggtctcactatatctagggggcagccgagaaccgtcaccaccggggcgcgaactcgtgtatttcgcaccgtgggcgacaacgttacccagtcgactaaaggggccgacctgttagccaagggctaatgtgtgTACTTATCCGAGCATGTTACAATATGTCAAAAAGTCGTCGTTGCCAAGACCGGCAACATGACGAATTTGACGAAACACTTGAACGTGCATGGAACAAATTTACGGACaaattcacggatatataaccaagtccagttgcacttgatttaattcctttggataacaaatTTAAGAGCAGAAAGTTGCTCCGTGTTTGACTGCATGAAGAAGAGCGGGTTGCAGCCATTTACAAGTCCACCAGAGCCTCCTTCAAAATCTCCGCCACCGGATTCCACCTCGTACGAGGTTACTGTGGATGGCGCATTGTCTGGGATTTTAGCAGGTAACGTTTAGCAAACATAAAAAattggccaacttgtacatggttGTTTATTAAAGTTAACGTGTGCCGCGGTCACTTATACTGGTACCCATGTAACGTTAGATATTGTTTGTGTGTAGCTTTAGTTTATGGCTATATAAAGCTAGCTAAATCAAAAGCTAAAATGCATTAAGATCGATAGTAACTGATATAAGTTAGCTTGTTAAAATGTGATTATACATTGGGTCGGCTGGCTAAAAAGCTCGGCTATCTTTTTTCTCTTCAGCCAATGTTTTCCCTGCTTTATTTACAGAAGAAAATTACCTTGCTTGCATCTACCCTGAGAGTGTCTTATTTTTTCATTTTCGTTTTTGTTCGCAGAAGCGGCCAAAGCTCTCTGCCCTTGAGGAGCTATTTGCTGAAGATGACATGGCAATTGAAGTAAGAACACAGGACACTGAGCACTACAGAGAAGGTTCAGGAAGAGATACAGTGCTACAGAGGTCTACCATCTACCCTAACCTCCGTGAGTCCAGTGACCTGGTGGTGGAACAAGAAGGACACTCTGCCAATGCTTTCAGACTTGGCAACCAGTTATCTCTGTGTAAAACATCATCCACACCCTCACAGCGTACATTTTCTATTGCTGGGGACACCATCAGCCTGAAGCGGGCTTGTCTGTTACCTGAGAAAGCAGACATGTTGATTTTTCTGAAAAAGAATTGCTGAGTGAAGCCTCTGTAAGATGTTAAGATCTTAGTATGCAGCAGTGAGCATTAGACACTGACTTGTCACTTGCTTGCAACTGTCCGTTTTGTACTGAAGTGATAAAAAAGAAAACCCAAGATTTGTACCATAATGTGaaatttaattttcttttttagaGTGGAGTTTATAAAATTGGTATCGAAAAAAGTATTGCTCAGGAACCGGTATCGAAATCAAAGTACCAGTATCGAAACATTTTGAATGATACCCAGCCCTAATCTTGCACCacacctacatacttctctgcaactcctgacttcctcatacaataccacacctgctctctcagtaccctgtcatatgctttctctaaatccacaaaggcacaatgtcactccttctggccttctctatacttctcaatcgacattctcaaagtaaacatcgcatctgtagtgtacttttgtggcatgaaaccatattgatgctcactgatcatcacctcttctcttaacctagcttctattactctttcccatatcttcatgctgtggctgatcaactttatatctctgtagttgctgcagttctgcatatcacccttattcttgaaaatcagtacatgtatgcttcttttccactgctcaggcatcctctcactttctaagattgtgttaaacaatctagttaaaacaccactgccatccctcctaaacagttccatgcctccacaggtatgtcatctggaccaactgcctttccactcttccttGTCTTCAATAATGAATATTAGAGAGAATTgagttgttttttccccctgccAAGCTCCTGCTACACTCT includes the following:
- the LOC130111889 gene encoding uncharacterized protein LOC130111889, with translation MEKQLKNKLDAQDYLSATADIWSSNNKSCLGVTVHWIDEGTLQREKAAIACRRFRGQHTYDAIATELEDIFSQYGLTNNKVTACVTDNGSNFVKSFKEFQQQQAQSECDEEEMEEGGEVTFTDLHSVLSTTNENAENSTCELPPHFRCAAHTLNLIANNEVDKWLSSNSESKAVYRSATGKCSALWTKASRSTIASEYLEEVSSKTLIVPTVTSWNSFYEGYPHLPFRVTLTYHVGLPSSAI